The DNA window TGCCGAGACGGTGGTAAGGAGCTCCCTTTTGTGAGAATGCGGGCATCCATGGTAGGGCGAGCTGATCCTCAGCCTTTATCCTGCTCAGGGGTAGAGAAGTGTCGTTGGGGTTGATGGGGATGTTGGCTGCGAGGAAGTGGCAGCGCTTGTTAAAAGTGTCGGAGTCAGGGTTAGGCACATCCGAGTCGAGGACGACGATAGAGACCAGACGCTCGCCCTTGTCAAAGACCTGCACACGTAGACGTGGGGGCTTTTCGCTGACGATACTGTCGACGATTTGGCCGGGAGGAACCTTTAGTTGGCGGAAGTATAGCTGAACGTCGGCAGTGGGCTCGAGCTTGGGGAGCACATCAGGAACAATGTTGAACTGCTTGATACGTTGGTTGATAAGTCGCTGGTCGTATGAGCGCCACTTGACTTCAGCGTAGTGACGATAAATAGGCTTGTTCATATCGCCTGGATATGTTAGTTCAGCCCATATTAAATTTCGACACAAACATACCCGTCCCATCCTCAAAACGCTTCTTAACGACAGGGTCGTTAGCATCCGCAAGGATCTTGAGCTCTTCAACGTATTTTCGTAGACCCCTCAACCTCATATCCTTTATATGTTGACCACCCTTGACATCCTCAGGTTTCGTAGCCTCCAGCCGAGaaatcttctcaatctccttCTGAATCTTTCCCAGCTTCTCTTCTCGATCAACCGACAGAATCTTGCGGGCTTCTTGGAAAGCCTGGTAGGGAAGGTGCTCGAATGGGAGATCTCCAGTGCTGCGGATGGCTAAACGACGACGACGGGAACCAATTGGCATCTTTCCAGACTTCATGAGCTGCTCCTCGAATTCGGGGAGCACCGTGTTCGGATCAAGGTCTGCTTCGGTGGGCGTAGTAGTCTGAGTTTCGGCTGCTGGTGTTCGGCGGATGGCGGCAGAGGTGAAGGGCCGGACAATGCTGGGACATGTTGGCCGCAGCTGCCGAGAGATCGGCCTCATGGCGACCTGGCAGCGCGACATGATGAGCGGTGCAGCGTGGGTTGGGACGTTGAATTTGACCGCTGAGTGACAGGATCTTGGAGATATATTGAAAAATGCTCTGGGGATGGTTTGCAGGCGTTTTGCCCCACTAAAAACTCGGGGCGGAGGGCGGATGTTGCCGATCCACTTTTCTCTAAATCGCATCACGGTTTTCGAAACCTCAACACCAAAAGGTCGACCACTGCGTCTGTATCTCCATCACAAGTCTCTCCCTATCGATTGTACGAGTAgggaaataaaaaagaatggCTGGCAAGGGAATTGGCTGCTTGGCCGAGGCCATGGGCGCTCTACGGGTGTCTGCCAAAGTATGTTGAAGAAACTGCAAAACATGGTTCAATACTAACAATTACAGCCGGCGACAATCCCTAGAGCCTTTACACGATCAATGGCTACACAAGTCTCTTCAAACGATGTCTCGACAGAAACAACCAAAGATGCCAGCAACACACAGAGCATCCTACAGTCATGGAAGCCCAGTACGACTATTCCTCGCTTCTGTATAACAAACATCCACTGACCCATGGCAGAGGAAACCGTCCCCGTCACAATTCACAACTTTCCCTCGTTGGAACCCACCGCACTCGAGCGATGGTCCGTTGACCACCTTTACCTCCCCCTCCGCCGCGATATCCTCCACCTCGCTGTTGTCTACGAAGGCGACAACACCCGTCAAGGTACAGCCTCAACCAAGACTCGATACGACGTCCACGGCTCCCACCGAAAGATGCGACCTCAAAAAGGAACCGGCCGTGCGCGTATGGGAACCAAGCAAAGTCCTATACTGCGCGGTGGTGGAAAAACATTCGGTCCTCACCCTCGCGACTTTGGCACCCATCTCAACCGCAAAGTCTACGACAAGGCCTGGCGTACCGCTCTTAGCTACCGCTACCGACAGGGTGATTTGATCGTTTGCGAAGATGGTATGGATCTTGTGCTGCCGACAGACTACGAGATGGTTGCTGGAAAGTACCTCAAGGATGGATTGAAGGAGGGATATCTTAAGCGATACATGACAGGAGTGCTGGGCAACCTTGGTTTGGGCCGTGCCACTGGTCGAACTCTGTTTGTAACTGGAGACCGACGTGAGGCTCTTTTCGACGCTATGGAGCAGATTCCTTGGGAAGGCCGAGCACTGGGCATGGAGGATGTTGATGTCAAGGATCTATTGGAGACGGGCAAGGTTGTTCTTGAGCGAAGCGTGCTCAAGGAGCTAATCGAGCAACACCAAAGTGACTTGGTGAGCAAAGTCGTCATGCAAGGTCTCGTCAAGGGTGGACCTGAGACAGGGACGAGAGTGCTCGGGGTTTAAAATACCCGTGTAGACTATATAAACTTGTATTATTTTGTACAACtgcatgtcatgtcatgacTGAATGGATGCTGATCGGCTCTTGGGTATCATTGGACTCGGGGAGGAGTCACTCTAGATGATTACACTGATTTACATATATTCTTACAACGCTCCGCCCACTAGCGAAACAATCCACATGGCGACTCTGACTTTGAGACCGACTCTTCTTTCGGTCTTGGCAAAGTCATCCCGAGTTGCCTTTGTAGCATGCTCCTGCAACCAGAGCTGCTCTTCTCCTAATCTTGTTTTGAGTCCTTCATCGCGAGTGACGATTAAAGCTCCAGCTTCAAGATCGTGAGAGTAGCTGCGCTTGGTGTAATTGGAGCTTCCGATAATGCTCATAGCTGGGTTTTTATCTCCCGGCATCGTAACCCATAGACCCTTGGCGTGGTATGTCCATCCACCTGGTTGACCAACAACGCCATAACGCCACTCCTTTAAGGTGATGTCGTTGTCGCGTCCTTCGTGGTGTACACGGTGAACGAAGCGACGGGCAAGAAGGGTGTAAGCGTCTGGTAGAAGACCAGATACGCCCTTCGATTTGTAAAACCCGTTTGCTTCAGGGGAAGCTGTGATGACAGTGTTGGACGATGAGGCGGTACCAAGGAGGAGTTTTGTGAGTGAAGGCGCAGGGTTAAAATAACCAGCTGTAAAGGTCCAAGAAGACTCCCGGTATGCAGGTAAAGCAAGAGTCTTGAGTATATGTGTAATGATGGGGAGCTCAGTCGAGGTGTCAGGCTTCATGACCTGGGACATCTGACCAAGCATGTACACTCTTGTGTCTGAGATGTCACTCTCAGGTTTGGATTTGGGGTGCAGAAGAGTTTGAAGAGTTGATGTGGTACTCTTGATGAAAGATTCAGGCTTTTCTAGCGGTGAAGGCGCCGAGTTGTTCTCTGGCCAGGAAAGAGTGAAACCTGCTTGTTCTTTTGAAGGCTGAACGAGAAAACTGAAAGATGTTACTCCTGAGTGGATGTTCCAAAAGTGATCTGTGACTTCTTTTGAGGAAAAGAGGTGATAGCGATCTTGACGGTTGGTGAAGTAGTCGGTAGACAGGTTTGCACTGACAAGTTAGTATTTACCAGACAAAATGATTGTACAACATACCCCGACATGAtgatctcatcatcaacaccataAAGCTTCATATGCTGAAGTCCCCATCCTTCATTAATCCTCGTAGGGATATACTTTTTCCTCAACCCAGTCAAGTTTGGCGTATGATACATTCGAATCTCGACACGATCCGCTCCAAACTCTTCCACGAGAGGGGCTAGCAATGATGCGCTGGATGGGTTAGGTGCTTCACGAGTTCCTCGCAAAGCATCCGTAAGAATGCTCAACTTGACATCCGGATTATTCCTCAACGACTCCTGCAGCGTTTCGATAAGTTCTTTTTCCGACTTTCCAATATACAACGTCGACAAAAAGATTCGTTTCTTGGCTTTTCGTATCCGATCCTAAATTCCCCCCCAATCAGTCCCAACCCTGTCGAAATGAGTGGATGATCGAACCTTTAACGTCTCGTAGAATTGAGCCGGTGTTTGAATAATTCGTATCTGCTCCCCTCGAATATCGAAACTCGGCGCAAGACGATCTAATTCCGTGACAAAAGGCGCCAGAGCTCCAGCACCATTCGAGTTGGACGCTGAAgcacctcctcctccagcaGGCATGGCATATTGTCTTGTCTGAACCCTTGCACTCGAAATTCTGGGTCTGAAACTTGCGGTGCGAAGCTTCGTAGTGCAACGTGCACAGCTCCTAGCAAGCATAATCGAGTCGGATGCAGCTTTAAATTGAAAGCTTTGTAGTCTAATTAAAGATTGCTTGTTAATTGCTAGAATATTTCTGGCTGTGAAGCTTCAAGGTACGTACCTATTCCGTCACGGACGGCAATTTGCCGAGGTTGATCCGTTCCTGCTGGGCAATCTTCCAACGATCCCATCATTGACCGGATCAGCATCTCCATCCCGCTAGAGGTCAATTGCTTGCTCAAACCGCCATTATGTCGACAATCGGAAGAACGCTGACCAACCTACGAAAGGTTGGAATCAAGGTAAATCTCTCTGTCGAACTTTTATGAGAGCCAATGCTAACTTGTGCAGGACTTCTTTAGGCAGATGCTGGTATGTATCCGATCGAGCGACACCCGAATCCGAAACTCTGGCTAACGATGCCTGTTTGCGCAAATAGTACATCGGTACGATCTCTACGATTACGAACTTTCAAATTGCCTGCTGACAGTCACAGGTGATACCAAGGCTGGTATTCTCATCGGTACCGATCGCGCCGGTAACAAGTTCTTTGAGAACAATGAGGAACTTCCCCTCCGAACACGCTGGGTCGAGTACGCCAAGCACGATTACGATGCTGCTCATATCGAGCCCGGATGGCACGCCTGGATGAGCTACTCCGTCGACAAGCCCCCTACCCAGGACCCCTTGTTAAACGCTGGTACACGAGCTTTTGAGCCTTCGCAGGCCCTTCCCAACTTCACCCAAACCAGGGGCGCTTTCAAGACCTACAACACGTATGTGCACCATTCACGAGGGGGAAATAATGCTGACTTGTTTATAGCGCCAAGCCCAAGTTGGCGGCATGGGAGCCCGTTGCTGCGCCTCGGGAATAAGGATGAGACGGTCAAGTGTACATAAATAAATTCGCGTAGGGAGCAGCTCGGCACAACCAAAAAATGGTATTGAATTCAAACAAGATTCTACAGATTGCATGGTTTGCTCATACAGTTAATGAAATAGATGGAGGGTCTAAGACGTGCACTCTATAGCCCATGATCCTCCTCTTACATGACCACATAGGAAATTCTACGACTTTGCTTCAATTGCAGATTTGATAGCTAGGAGAGTCAGCTGAGTTTCCAAAACAGACAAATAGCGAGAAAAATACCTTCACATGATACTCTAGCATCTCCGAATAGCATCTTTGCGTTGGGCATGTAAAACATTGGGTTGGGAACATCAGCTGCATTTGTTAGCAGAATCAAATATGAGGTCAAGACACTTACCATAGCCACTGGCCATGCCTCTCTTCATAATCACCACCTGCTTAGCCTTCCAGGCGTGAAGGACAGGCATACCCTCAATTGAGCTACCCTTTTCCATTGCAATGGGGTTGACAGTATCGTTAGCACCAATGACAACAGCAAGATCAGTGTCGGGGAAGTCGTCGTTGATCTCGTCCATTTCCAGAACGATATCGTACGGTACGCTAGCCTCGGCGAGAAGCACGTTGCACTGTCCAGGCATGCGACCTGCAACAGGATGGATGGCAAAACGGACAGTGATGCCCTTGGCTCGCAGAGTCGAGACGATGCTCGAGATGGCGTACTGAGCCTTGGCAACAGCCATACCATAACCGACAATGAGAATGACCTTTTCGGAGTTGAGAAGTGCATCTGCGAGATCATCTACAGATGTTGTGGTGACTTCTCCTTGAGGTTTATACTCTTGGACTTGGGTCGGCGTACCCAACCCTCCAAACAACACATTCGTCAGTGACCGATTCATCGCAACGCACATAATATACGAGAGAATGGAACCAGATACACCAATCAACGCTCCGACGGTGGTCAAAAGGGTGTTTTCGAGCATGAACCcttcagcgacaagagcAAAACCACTGTATGCGTTCAAAACAGTGATGACAACGGGCATGTCCGCACCTCCAATAGCAGATGTTGTTGTGTATCCCTTGATGAAACTCAACGCAGCGCTTCCGGCAAGGGCTCCGGCTGCGATCAAGGGGTTTCCTGGTGCCATGGTGATGAAAGCACCCATGGTAGCTGCGTTGGTAGCAAGTAAACCCGAGTTGATGATGTGTCGTCCAGGCAGCATCTTTGGCTTGGACGACATTCTACCAGCAAGTTTCATAAACGCAACAAGTGATCCGGTAAATGTGATACCGCCGATAAATACGCCAAGGTAGGCTGTTACTAGGTGAAGAGTCGAAGGGTCCATCACATCTGCCATAACACTACCGATACTGGTCAAGACAGCTGCAAGACCAACAACGGAGTGAAGAGCTGCAACAGTCTGAGGCAGATCGGTAGGAGTGATTCGCTTGCCGATCAACATACCAGCAATAGTACCGAGAGCGGCAAGACCACCAAACTGAGTGAGAACCTCGGGTGTGAAGCCAGCAGCAAGCAGACTGGCCAAAACACCTGTACCAACACCAAGAATACCAATGGCGTTACCCATACGAGCAGTGGCCTGGGAAGCAAGGCTAGAGATGGAGCCAATACAGAGAACGGAGCTGACGAGGTAACCGGCTTGAACAAGACCAGCAGCGCCAGTTGAGGCAGCAGCCAAAAAGCCACCACCACATAGTACAGCAGGAACAGCGTAGAGCCAAGGGTACTCAGGGGGGTCGGTAGGTCCTATATTTGTTAGATACATCTTATAATGGGCGGGTTAACTCACGCTTAAACATGTCCAGCATACGTTTGGTGATGACGAAACCACCACCAACATTGACAAATGCCAGCAAAACACTCAGGGCACCGAAAGCTTGAGGGATCGTCTCAGGGAGGAATCCACCCCCAAGAATGAACAAACCACCAATACCCACCATTCCAGAAATAGCGTTGGTGACACTCATCAGAGGAGAGTGAAGGGCAGGAGCAACACCCCAAACGGCACGATATCCAATAAGACTGGCCAAAGCAAAGGTAAAAGCGTTCGACATGAGGAGAGGGCTGGTCCATTTTCCAAGAGCCAAAATGCTGCCCATACCTGCAGTGACACCGGCAACTTCACGAGTTTTCTTTTGCCATGGTGTGAGTGCTACAACTTCAGGGGTGGCATTTGTCGTCTCGGTCTTTACaggaggtggtggaggaGCCGCACGAGGAACAGGAGGAAGGATATCTCCCTCTTGTGTCACGATGGCGCCTCGCACAACTTCATCCGAAAGATCGATGCCGAAGGCCTTTGGTTCAGGGGTCATGGAAAGCAGGAACTTGGTTATGTTGTTGGAATAAAGAGTCGATGACTGAGTCGGTAAGCGAGACGGCAGATCAGTGTACCCTAGAGATATTAGTCAAGTTACCTCTCGCTGAAAAGTAGTATATACCAATGACTTTGACATCGTTGTAAATGGTCAGTTCTCCCTTTTTAGTAGCTTCGCAGTTACCTCCGGCTTCGGCAGCCAAATCAACAATGACACTTCCAGGTTTCATAACGTCAAGAATATCGTTCTTGAGAAGTTTCGGTGCAGGCTTTCCGGGGATCAATGCTGTAGTGATGATAATGTCGACTTCCTTGGCTTGGTCTTTGAACAGCTTCATTTCAGCTTCGATAAATTCCTTGCTCATTTCTTTAGCATAGCCACCAGCGCCAGATCCATCTTCTTGCAGTTCCACTTCAATGAATTCGGCTCCAAGAGACTGAACCTGTTCGCGAGCAGCGGGTCGAGTATCAAAACCACGGACAATGGCTCCCATACGACGAGCAGTAGCAATAGCACTCAAACCAGCAACGCCAGCACCAATAACCAAAACCTTACAAGGGGGGATCTTGCCGGCAGCAGTAACCTGACCAGTCAAGAATCTACCAAAGACGTTTGAAGCTTCGAGAACAGCTTTGTAACCAGCAATGTTGGCCATACTACTGAGGGCATCAAAGACCTGAGCGCGAGAAATACGGGGAATCATGTCCATTGCGAAACTTGTAGCCTTTCTGGCGGCAATCTTTTCGACAAGTTCTTTGTTCTGAGAGGGTTGGAGGAAAGAAATAATAGTTTGGCCTTCTTTCATGGAACCAACTTCTTCGAGACCGGGACCACGAACTTTGAGAACAATGTCCGAGTTGGACCAGACTTCCCTAGGACCGTCGACAAGAGTTGCGCCAGCTTTTTCATAAGCAGCATCGAGAAAATCAGCATTGATACCAGCACCACGTTCGACAAGGACCTGTTTGAagcccttcttcttgagaatGGCTACATTGGCAGGTGTAAGGGCAACACGGCGTTCGTTGGGAAAGATCTCGGTAGGAACACCGACAACAAGGTTCTCGTAGGGAGTTGTTTTTGGAAGTACCACTGTAGAATAGTTGCGAGGCGCAGGCGCAGGGATCTGACGGATCAGAGCGAGAGGCTTTGAGATTTCTGCGACAAGTGCACGCTGGGACGAAGCCTTGAGGGTACTGTGCCATTGTTTGCGACGTGAAAGAAGACCATCTAGAGCTTGAGTTAGCTTGTGCAAGCTTGGCCAGTGGATTGGCTTACCATGAACTTTGTAGCTCTTCAATTGCTtctggaagaagaagctcgaggCGCACAGCTCAGTAGCTGAAGCTGGAACCGCGGACGAGGCCAACGGACGAAGCATATGAGACGCCATGATTAAAGAGTCATGAGCGCGATAGCAAGGCCCAAGGATGGCTCGACGGGTGATATCCAAGAAATTCGACAAGACAAAACAAACTACAATAGGAATTGCTTAAGGAAGAGGGAATAAAAACAAGAGACAAAACAATCGAGGGGTAGAGTCCTTATTCTGTGTCATGTGTTGTCGGGCCCCCTCCATCCATTCCTTCCATCCTCGAACTGATTGTTCTGGTAACACACCACTTCGGTCCAGTGAAGTTGGGTGAACCCTGGACCCTCTACCGGGATTGTTTTAGGCGGTTCGGGAAGAGGGGCCTCGAGCACTAATCGAGCTAAAATCTGGGGGAGGGGCCGCTGATGCGGAGAACTATTGCAGGGGACATGAAGTTTGTCGAATCATCATAGAGTCCTCGTCATGGATCATGACGAACATCAGTGGGTGCTTCGGTGGAATCAAGAGAGCGAGATGATGATTCAACCAGTTAGATGAGATTACGGACCTACCTCATGAGTCCTGCCGAGACTGGAGAAACGTCTTCCCCTCTTTGGATATTGAAATCCGGACATGACGGGTAGAGGTGGACCGAGACCATGATGCTTTCTGCGTGGGGTAGAATATGAACCTTGTCTTTATGAGTTTTTGATACCTTTGGTGATACATTTACCATGGTATCACTCGAGGTTGCAGAGAACAAGCTGTAGTCCCCCGGATAGGACTCGATCATATACGAGACTTGTGATATGTTTGTGCACAGTGATTCGAGTTCATCACTCTATACCGGCCTTGCACAAGCAAAAGAGGGGTTCCTTGACTGTCGTAGAACATGATCCAGTCCTCGGGatatcagaagaattggccgccgCTAAAAACATAAAGGATGATTAGTAGGCCAGAGTATGCTACTTAAATCATACTCTTAGGCtgattatttttataccctaagacttgggacgccaacttttctgctacctgctAGCCAGTGTAAGTCCTATCATGGTAGTCAGACTTGGACTGAGAGTAGAGTGTATGTATAATTTAACGAACCTTAAGATCTGTTAAGAATGAAACAATCGAACCCCTAGATAGCCTTCCATCATCGGCCATTCGTTGTGTTCTGCATGGACTTTCTGCACACAATTCTCTTCCGAAAGAGGTAATGCAGTCATTATGCAGCTGATTTACAGACCCCTGTTCTCCAGACTCGACCAAACATGAGCTCTCTAACATGCACCTCTGACAATAGGCTATCAAATCCTGAGGCATTATAGAACATGGCTACCGATAGCTAAGAGTCGAAACTACGGAGCCAATTTAGGGATTTGGTTCAGAGCTTTGACTCTCTATCTCATGTTAATACCCCAATGTAATGTCGGTCCCCCGGTCCTATTGGGCATGGCTgtaagcttatattattcACTACTACCTATCCCACGTGTTACCATTGTAAACGCCGTATGGTATTCACAGCTCATATCTTATCAACAAAAAGAAACACACTAATGTTCAGCACCATAATAACCTCGCGCATTGATAATTTGATCAAGGACATTAAATAAGACGATAATTCCATTTCTGGCTTAACGCTGGTGTCAGTGGTGTGGATctcccaacaccaacatcAGGCTTGGATACAATCACGAGAACCTCTTCAATTTTACCACATGACACCAAATGTTTGTCAAACAAGAATGAAGAAATAAACATCTTTCATTCTCTATCCCCTACATAACTCTGACCCTTCAATATCGAGAAAACAAAAAATACCCATCATGCCGCGGAAGGCTCCTATTCATCACTTCTCATACCGCTCCCTCATCATACCACCAATCCTCCTCGCTGCTGCTACCATCGTCGCTCTCTTTCTTCACTCCGACGTCAACGCCGCGCTTCTATGGTCGCAATGTCATTCTCACGCGCGCATTCCAGGTGTTAGTCGGATCCCCGCCATCGGAACGCCTTTATGCTATCTCATTAGCTTCTTCCGCGCCGCGCTGGATTCTCTGCGAAGTACCGCTGTCATGGCTCTTGTCCTGTCATTTCTCGGCGGCCTTTTGACAGTGAGCACTGTTGAGGCCGCACGTATATGCAACGCGCCGAATGTACTCATTGCGTATCCTACGGGACCGTGGCTGGTGTTTGATCTTGTGGGTGGTGCTGTTGTGTGGGAGCTTGTTATCATTCCTGCCTTTTTGCACCGCGCGAGAAGTGTTTTGAATGCTAggcaaagagaagatgggcaTGGCGATGTTGATCAGATTTTTACAAGCCGACATCTCCCTGATAGCGAACTTGTGGCTATTCCTATCAGTGTAGCTGTTGGCTACTTTCTACCATCCATCTTGATGCTCTTCAAGACGACTCCAGCTACTGTCGGAGTATGGctcttcttcccgatctacgTGACAGTCATCCGCCAGATAATTCGCAACGTTATCGCCGTCATCAGAAGAGTCAGCCCTACAAACATTCACCTCGCATCAAACCGACGATCGTTCTTGTTTGTTTACTTGCTGCCGATTGTCTGCTCGATTTTAGCCCACGTCTTTTTCATCTGGAGTCTAACTCGGCCTGATGATCGCAAGGAAATGACCAGGTCAACCATAGTCTTTATTGAAGTTGACACGCAATTCATCTTCTGGACTGTTCTGTACTGGATGTTGGTCGAGGTTGGATGGAGAGTACCGTTGACAACAATTGTCACTTCTCTCGTACTTGGGCCAGGTGCAGGAACTTGTGTTGGATGGATGTACCGAGAGAAGCTCATTCATCATGATAATGAAGAGGCTGACGAGAATGCTCAGTCAGCTGATGAGGAAACGCCCCTGTTGCAATGAGCAATGAACATTAATACCCGACTTCAATAcccttatagctttaattcaACCATAGATAGATCAATGTCAATAGCTTGAGTGTTTTACAAGTTTGTTCATCACTTTGTACAGGTCCAAGCCTCTTCGTAAATTGTACAGATATGATACAGATTAACCAACGCTACGATTTTATTCCTCCTGTAGTCTTGACAAGATTCGCTCCCTAACGACCTGTGATGCCACTGCGGCTCCATGTTGAAGGGTCACGGCTCCAATAATAGCCATAATCGCACCATTGAGcacaacatcagcaccgGATTGCTGGAGTTTTGTCACCTGTCGCATGTTAGATGAATACCACCACAAGAGTTTCAGTACATACGTTTTTAGGCTTCCACCGCACgacatcaatcaatcccACATCAGCTGCCAAGGCAGACAGATTTCTCTTGCCAGCAATATCCTTCGCTCCTTGGATAGTCAGGTTGTCCACTGCCTGCAACTTGGGATGTATGAATGGCTCGCGGTTGTATACGTCTTTTCTTGGTTCACCCATGGGTTCCTTGGCGACAATTGACTTGGTCGTCTCCATGATGAGGGTCATTCGTCCTGCAGGGGTCAGCGTAACCCTTTCAAGTGTACTTGTCCAGCCTACCGAGAAGCGCCAATCGGTCGTTGAAACCTCTCCTTCCCTGATCGAAACTCTTATGCGTAACAGCCAACCACTTAACCTCATCTGGCAGAAGCTTGCTGCCGCCCTGTCCCAGTAGTCGCTCATAAACCTCATCCAGCTTCCTGGGATCGTTGTTGACACTCCAGACCTTATTTTTGGGGTTCTTGGCAAAATCGAGCTGTATAGGTGCCTTCATTGCGGGGGGTGTCTGACTCCATCGTGGGACGGGAGCGGAGGAAGATGGGTTTTCGGATTTGAAGGA is part of the Fusarium poae strain DAOMC 252244 chromosome 4, whole genome shotgun sequence genome and encodes:
- a CDS encoding hypothetical protein (BUSCO:47750at5125), whose amino-acid sequence is MVMSIELPVKTLALRSNSIPSLTMALQSCRSGILRSRQVARTLVPCVRTYATDSTPESFKSENPSSSAPVPRWSQTPPAMKAPIQLDFAKNPKNKVWSVNNDPRKLDEVYERLLGQGGSKLLPDEVKWLAVTHKSFDQGRRGFNDRLALLGRMTLIMETTKSIVAKEPMGEPRKDVYNREPFIHPKLQAVDNLTIQGAKDIAGKRNLSALAADVGLIDVVRWKPKNVTKLQQSGADVVLNGAIMAIIGAVTLQHGAAVASQVVRERILSRLQEE